Proteins from one Nitrobacteraceae bacterium AZCC 2146 genomic window:
- a CDS encoding small subunit ribosomal protein S15 (product_source=KO:K02956; cath_funfam=1.10.287.10; cog=COG0184; ko=KO:K02956; pfam=PF00312; smart=SM01387; superfamily=47060; tigrfam=TIGR00952), protein MSITAERKAEVIKTNANKAGDTGSPEVQVAILSERIANLTGHFKTHVKDNHSRRGLLKLVSTRRSLLDYIKRKDEARYKALLEKHNIRR, encoded by the coding sequence ATGTCGATTACCGCAGAACGCAAAGCGGAAGTCATCAAGACCAATGCCAACAAGGCCGGCGATACCGGTTCGCCGGAAGTCCAGGTTGCGATCCTCTCGGAACGCATTGCCAACCTCACCGGCCACTTCAAGACCCACGTCAAGGATAACCATTCCCGCCGTGGCCTTCTGAAGCTCGTCTCCACGCGTCGTTCGCTGCTTGATTACATCAAGCGCAAGGACGAGGCGCGCTACAAGGCGCTGCTCGAGAAGCACAACATTCGTCGCTAA
- a CDS encoding polyribonucleotide nucleotidyltransferase (product_source=KO:K00962; cath_funfam=2.40.50.140,3.30.1370.10,3.30.230.70; cog=COG1185; ko=KO:K00962; pfam=PF00013,PF00575,PF01138,PF03725,PF03726; smart=SM00316,SM00322; superfamily=54211,54791,55666; tigrfam=TIGR03591), with protein MFNVHAVEIDWGGRPLRLETGKIARQADGAVIATYGETVVIATVVAAKTAKDGIDFLPLTVDYIEKTYAAGRIPGGYFKREGRPTEKETLVSRLIDRPIRPLFVDGWRNETQIVVTVLSHDMENDPDILALVATSAALTISGAPFQGPIGAARVGFINDEYVLNPTLDEMADTQLDLVVAGTADAVLMVESEAKELNEDIMLGAVMFGHRHFQPVIKAIIELAEKAAKEPREVKTIDDSALEKEMLGLVETELRSAYAIPVKQDRYAAVGAVKVKAMAHYFPEGQTSEKLEPKYDKLRIAGVFKELESKIVRWNILDTKKRIDGRDLTTVRPIVAEVGILPRAHGSALFTRGETQAMVVTTLGTGEDEQYIDSLSGTYKETFLLHYNFPPYSVGETGRMGGTKRREIGHGKLAWRAIHPVLPGHHEFPYTVRVVSEITESNGSSSMASVCGASLALMDAGVPLKRPTAGIAMGLILEGSRYAVLSDILGDEDHLGDMDFKVAGTDTGITSLQMDIKIAGITEEIMKVALGQAKDGRIHILGEMSKALNNARAELGEYAPRIETFKIPTDKIREVIGTGGKVIREIVEKTGAKVNIDDDGTVKVASSDGESIKAAIKWIKSIASDPELNAIYDGTVVKVMEFGAFVNFFGAKDGLVHISQLASGRVQKTSDVVKEGDKVKVKLLGFDDRGKTRLSMKVVDQETGEDLEAKQKAAEGATAAE; from the coding sequence ATGTTTAATGTTCACGCAGTCGAAATCGATTGGGGTGGCCGTCCCCTCCGTCTGGAAACCGGCAAGATCGCCCGCCAGGCCGACGGCGCCGTCATCGCCACCTACGGCGAAACCGTTGTCATCGCCACTGTCGTCGCCGCCAAGACCGCCAAGGACGGCATCGACTTCCTGCCGCTGACGGTCGACTACATCGAGAAGACCTACGCCGCCGGTCGCATCCCGGGCGGTTACTTCAAGCGCGAGGGTCGTCCGACCGAGAAGGAGACCCTGGTCTCCCGCCTGATCGATCGTCCGATCCGTCCGCTGTTCGTCGATGGCTGGCGCAACGAAACCCAGATCGTCGTCACCGTGCTGTCGCACGACATGGAGAACGATCCGGACATTCTCGCGCTGGTCGCCACCTCCGCAGCGCTGACCATCTCCGGCGCGCCGTTCCAGGGCCCGATCGGTGCAGCCCGCGTCGGCTTCATCAATGACGAATACGTTCTCAACCCGACCCTCGACGAGATGGCCGACACCCAGCTCGACCTGGTCGTCGCCGGCACAGCCGACGCCGTGCTGATGGTGGAATCGGAAGCCAAGGAGCTGAACGAAGACATCATGCTCGGCGCCGTGATGTTCGGTCACCGCCATTTCCAGCCGGTCATCAAGGCGATCATCGAACTCGCCGAGAAGGCCGCCAAGGAGCCGCGCGAAGTCAAGACCATTGACGACAGCGCGCTCGAGAAGGAAATGCTCGGCCTGGTCGAGACCGAGCTGCGCTCGGCCTATGCGATCCCGGTCAAGCAGGACCGCTACGCTGCCGTCGGCGCCGTCAAGGTGAAGGCGATGGCGCACTACTTCCCGGAAGGCCAAACTTCCGAAAAATTGGAGCCGAAATACGACAAGCTCCGCATCGCCGGCGTGTTCAAGGAGCTCGAATCCAAGATCGTGCGCTGGAACATCCTCGACACCAAGAAGCGCATCGACGGCCGCGATCTGACGACGGTTCGTCCGATCGTCGCCGAAGTCGGCATCCTGCCCCGCGCACATGGTTCGGCGCTGTTCACCCGCGGCGAAACCCAGGCGATGGTGGTCACCACGCTCGGCACCGGCGAAGACGAGCAGTACATCGACTCGCTGTCGGGAACCTACAAAGAGACGTTCCTGCTGCACTACAACTTCCCTCCCTACTCGGTCGGTGAAACCGGTCGTATGGGCGGCACCAAGCGTCGCGAAATCGGCCACGGCAAGCTCGCCTGGCGCGCGATCCATCCGGTTCTCCCGGGCCATCACGAATTCCCGTACACGGTTCGTGTTGTTTCCGAGATCACCGAATCGAACGGCTCGTCCTCGATGGCTTCGGTCTGCGGCGCCTCTCTCGCGCTGATGGATGCCGGCGTTCCCCTGAAGCGGCCGACGGCGGGTATCGCCATGGGCCTCATTCTCGAAGGTTCGCGCTACGCGGTGCTGTCCGACATCCTCGGCGACGAGGATCATCTCGGCGACATGGACTTCAAGGTCGCCGGCACCGACACCGGCATCACCTCGCTGCAGATGGACATCAAGATCGCAGGGATCACCGAGGAGATCATGAAGGTCGCCCTCGGCCAGGCCAAGGACGGACGCATTCACATTCTCGGTGAGATGTCGAAGGCGCTGAACAACGCCCGTGCCGAACTCGGCGAATACGCGCCGCGCATCGAGACGTTCAAGATCCCCACCGACAAGATCCGTGAAGTGATCGGCACCGGCGGCAAGGTGATCCGCGAGATCGTCGAAAAGACCGGCGCCAAGGTCAACATCGACGACGACGGCACCGTCAAGGTGGCGTCCAGCGATGGCGAGTCGATCAAGGCCGCGATCAAGTGGATCAAGTCGATCGCGTCTGATCCCGAACTCAACGCGATCTATGACGGCACCGTCGTCAAGGTCATGGAGTTCGGTGCGTTCGTGAACTTCTTCGGCGCCAAGGACGGCCTGGTTCACATCAGCCAGCTCGCCTCCGGCCGCGTGCAGAAGACCTCCGACGTCGTCAAGGAAGGCGACAAGGTCAAGGTCAAGCTGCTCGGCTTCGACGATCGCGGCAAGACGCGCCTGTCGATGAAGGTGGTCGATCAGGAAACTGGCGAAGACTTGGAAGCCAAGCAGAAGGCCGCCGAGGGCGCGACCGCCGCGGAGTAA